In Nomia melanderi isolate GNS246 chromosome 4, iyNomMela1, whole genome shotgun sequence, the following are encoded in one genomic region:
- the LOC116428332 gene encoding uncharacterized protein LOC116428332 isoform X1, translated as MLTRHAIIAESNQIAAVPINVVPTEDGRTLLAVTEDKEGLLEIVSSPVTLVDHSGTAASLMDVKSLNGCLILHPQSNSFQSLFQINLEDVESSELEESKQSLQIEPDVHQRTKTRLSLDTIHHFLDDESLPREKSNGIHKEKPTAVAPKISSPGRPKKNASISLKAKESLRCEICQQEFTKQALYKKHMENHAQEKPHRCPKCSASFNVPTNFTLHMATHNTGDPKCPECGKKFARMASLKSHMLLHEKEENLFCTECEDVFSTKAQLDAHQKLHGERWTTEEARKCKLCNKQFRQPALYRLHIREHYRLQTKVVKQTKRGAKHKTVYKCTICLKSFQKPSQLMRHIRVHTGEKPFKCTVCDRAFTQKSSLQIHMWQHNGIRPHACELCNARFSQKGNLNAHIMRVHNVPEGEPIYGCNYCSCVFKKLGSLNGHMKRMHAEVNEDSVTVKNYESTDTMESDIRATVDSVITQLASLESNTDEIRKPENFVGNTLLSNVPTKKDILQQALRNSGLPSKNKTVCEGPSETKKLEARTNFVTLLDRAPDSGTRKYLTIKQRCVGNVRWYSCTFCHKEFKKPSDLIRHLRVHTQEKPFKCTHCYRSFALKSTMTAHERTHTNITKYSCGSCDETFTCHGSLVAHTRLHENSSECFDISAGNDNADIDTATNIGTRNDQLKVNGKSKKVPSKSESLASQVVLQEPLVISDSGNKICVVQIPSKKRVYDATVDPARPHKCWVCQAAFRKISHLKQHHRRHTGERPYRCTKCDRRFTSNSVLKSHLHTHEDSRPYGCSICTAKFSTQSSMKRHLVTHSNKRPFMCPYCHKTFKTYVNCRKHMKIHKHELAERQLEQQKLISQVQATNDLNSKENCGQGTSTELSCCAASIFSPNADDAALSVATDETGAGNIVAASSTFTDNLALSRLDPVEMSFQERMASNYSQTFSNQLQTITEEKEKMRPLLSTNCSSTTINQSVTEITVTNLENSQMLHIDESGSVTLPVYSTDQALTPESIQEIEDTLNQQLFNIGMNLNLGSDHSKQTCSASELQNVKIQHQQPALNVIYTSNNNSSNSNNAEQCGEQVFASQLDSFEMDHITLQPETEIALDNIGLDTNSSTSMASILPQNVKEERQLAVSVASPENLSSSRQASRYMQTVVLISEENLREKGIGASYNELEVHEPEKNSDRRQCVANDPTLLTEEFRRRTKVSKPQISLSSSSSSSSTSSSPLILNNQRVEIDAGQSCREESLLQCHMCSQQGFTATKLKEHLKVHRGKKEYQCTECSSRFYTNGGLNRHSKTHTNKQHWKCSLCDKYFDNRMQLRSHNKVHENFSWNATPSKINNNKDIPTLSEIRVAIVNESLNDIVVEDSDSAVSERVLLDTVAERKVMDRVGCVTTEKKEQKEYTNKCKYCPKTFRKPSDLIRHIRTHTGERPYKCDYCNKCFAVKCTLDSHTKVHTGKKTFRCHVCSSLFATKGSLKVHMRLHTGSKPFKCPICDSRFRTSGHRKVHLLKHAREHKGNLKRKQKHLKVAAVAEVAADIGKSDAKEKETYEEEEEATEQEQDNHYEQVPQVTEPEYSHLQAISVETTASCLADQITFEPEGSVPNNSSILSVNEGNQLVANLHFFLANGLVTIQTEESLLPQAASAANALHHSTVVADPMCASVISITPEASGNQDVTKETVRIEDTLKLSSPYQLQSSNCLLTDVATPTQMEPFPRLAVEKCLPASEKTPVKGSSSKKECDVCGKTFTKPCQVERHKRIHTGERPYKCDLCVKSFAQKSTLQMHQKHHTGDRPYPCPYCEYSFTQKGNLRTHMSRVHRLDTVDSRKMKYNRQSSHCKSPQANLADAKSLNLDDIPFIEFLK; from the exons ATGTTGACACGACACGCTATAATCGCAGAATCTAATCAAATCGCAGCCGTGCCAATAAATGTTGTCCCCACCGAGGACGGCCGAACGCTGTTAGCGGTGACAG AAGACAAGGAGGGTTTGTTGGAAATTGTCTCAAGCCCGGTTACGCTTGTCGACCACAGTGGGACAGCCGCATCATTGATGGATGTGAAGAGTCTGAATGGTTGCTTGATATTACATCCG caaAGCAATTCTTTTCAGTCcctgtttcaaataaatttagaagATGTTGAGAGTTCAGAGCTCGAAGAGTCTAAGCAAAGTCTTCAAATCGAGCCTGATGTTCATCAAAGAACCAAAACCAGATTAAGTCTGGATACGATACATCATTTCCTTGACGATGAGTCTTTGCCAAGAGAAAAAAGCAATGGAATCCATAAGGAAAAGCCGACAGCTGTGGCTCCTAAAATAAGCAGCCCTGGAAGGCCCAAGAAGAATGCGTCAATATCattaaaa GCTAAAGAAAGTTTAAGATGTGAAATATGTCAGCAAGAATTTACGAAGCAAGCACTGTATAAGAAACACATGGAAAATCATGCACAAGAGAAACCGCATCGATGTCCAAAATGTTCAGCATCTTTCAATGTACCG ACTAACTTTACGCTTCATATGGCAACTCATAATACTGGTGACCCAAAGTGTCCTGAATGTGGTAAAAAGTTTGCAAGGATGGCCAGCTTGAAGTCTCATATGCTGTTACAcgagaaagaggaaaacttaTTCTGTACAGAATGTGAAGACGTTTTCTCAACTAAA GCTCAGTTAGATGCACATCAGAAGCTTCATGGAGAAAGGTGGACAACTGAAGAGGCAAGGAAATGTAAACTCTGTAATAAACAGTTTCGGCAGCCTGCACTGTATCGACTTCACATTCGCGAGCATTATCGG TTGCAGACAAAGGTAGTAAAGCAGACAAAACGGGGAGCAAAGCATAAAACGGTGTATAAATGTACAATATGTTTAAAGTCCTTCCAAAAACCGAGCCAATTAATGCGCCACATTCGAGTGCACACCGGTGAAAAGCCTTTTAAG TGCACAGTGTGCGACCGTGCCTTCACACAAAAGAGTTCTTTACAAATTCATATGTGGCAACACAATGGTATTCGACCACACGCTTGTGAGCTTTGTAACGCCAGATTTAGTCAAAAAG GTAATTTAAATGCTCATATAATGAGAGTTCACAATGTGCCAGAAGGAGAGCCTATATACGGATGCAATTATTGCTCATGTGTCTTTAAGAAGCTTGGTAGCTTGAACGGCCATATGAAACGCATGCACGCGGAAGTGAACGAG GACAGTGTCACGGTAAAAAATTACGAATCGACGGACACCATGGAATCAGATATTCGTGCCACCGTAGACAGTGTCATAACGCAGCTGGCCTCTCTAGAATCGAACACAGACGAGATTCGAAAACCGGAAAACTTTGTAGGGAATACGTTGTTGTCAAATGTCCCAACGAAGAAAGACATTCTGCAGCAAGCTCTGAGAAACAGTGGGCTTCCTAGTAAAAACAAAACTGTTTGCGAAG GTCCGTCGGAAACGAAAAAGTTGGAAGCGCGCACAAATTTCGTTACCTTGTTGGACCGAGCACCAGACAGCGGCACCAG aaagtacttaacaataaaacaacgGTGCGTAGGAAACGTAAGATGGTATTCCTGTACATTCTGCCATAAAGAGTTCAAGAAACCGTCAGATCTGATTCGCCATTTGCGAGTGCACACGCAAGAGAAACCATTCAAG TGTACGCACTGTTATCGTTCCTTCGCTTTGAAGTCCACCATGACAGCACACGAACGTACCCATACCAACATTACAAAGTACTCCTGTGGTTCTTGCGATGAGACATTCACCTGTCATGGAAGCTTGGTCGCTCATACAAG GTTACACGAGAACTCCAGCGAATGTTTTGACATATCAGCTGGCAACGATAACGCTGACATTGACACAGCAACCAACATAGGCACTCGCAACGACCAACTGAAAGTCAACGGGAAAAGTAAGAAGGTGCCCTCGAAATCAGAGAGCTTAGCGTCGCAAGTGGTGTTGCAGGAGCCGTTGGTGATCAGTGATTCTGGAAACAAAATATGCGTCGTCCAGATACCTTCCAAGAAGCGAGTGTACGACGCGACCGTTGACCCAGCTAGACCACACAAATGTTGGGTGTGTCAAGCGGCGTTTAGGAAAATCAGTCACTTGAAGCAACACCATCGTCGACACACTGGGGAACGTCCGTACAGGTGTACCAAGTGCGACAG GAGATTCACGTCGAACAGTGTTCTGAAGTCGCATTTGCACACGCACGAGGATTCCAGGCCGTACGGGTGTTCCATTTGCACCGCGAAATTTTCTACTCAGAGCAGCATGAAGAGACACTTGGTTACTCACAGTAACAAAAGGCCATTCATGTGTCCATACTGTCACAAGACGTTCAAGACTTACGTGAACTGCCGTAAACACATGAAAATACATAAGCATGAATTGGCAGAACGG CAACTGGAACAACAGAAATTAATATCGCAAGTACAAGCAACGAACGACTTGAACTCGAAAGAAAACTGTGGACAAGGAACAAGCACCGAACTGTCCTGTTGCGCTGCATCCATTTTTTCTCCTAACGCTGATGACGCCGCTCTCAGCGTGGCTACCGATGAAACTGGCGCTGGTAATATCGTCGCAGCATCTTCCACGTTCACCGACAATCTTGCACTCTCCCGCCTTGATCCGGTGGAAATGTCTTTTCAAGAACGAATGGCGTCTAACTACTCGCAGACTTTCTCGAACCAGCTTCAAACCATAaccgaggagaaagagaaaatgagACCACTGTTGTCGACGAATTGCTCTTCGACGACTATCAACC AAAGTGTGACAGAAATAACGGTAACGAATCTAGAAAATTCACAAATGCTGCATATTGATGAAAGTGGCTCTGTCACGTTGCCAGTGTACTCAACCGATCAAGCTCTCACACCG GAGAGCATACAAGAAATAGAAGACACACTGAACCAGCAGCTCTTCAACATTGGAATGAACCTCAATTTGGGAAGCGACCATTCGAAGCAGACGTGCAGCGCCAGTGAGTTGCAGAATGTGAAGATACAGCATCAGCAACCTGCGTTGAACGTTATATATACGAGTAACAATAACtccagcaacagcaacaacgcAGAGCAGTGCGGTGAACAAGTGTTCGCGTCGCAGCTGGATTCATTCGAGATGGATCACATCACTTTGCAA CCGGAAACTGAAATAGCACTGGACAATATTGGCCTGGACACAAACAGTTCAACGAGCATGGCAAGCATACTGCCACAAAATGTGAAAGAGGAGCGTCAGCTCGCCGTTTCTGTCGCGTCGCCAGAGAACTTGAGCAGCAGTCGCCAAGCAAGTAGGTACATGCAGACTGTAGTGTTAATTTCCGAGGAGAATCTTAGAGAAAAAGGAATCGGAGCGAGCTACAACGAACTGGAGGTGCACGAGCCAGAGAAGAACAGCGACCGGAGACAGTGCGTCGCTAATGATCCAACCTTGTTAAC AGAAGAGTTTCGACGAAGAACGAAGGTGTCGAAGCCACAGAtatcgttgtcgtcgtcgtcctcctcgtccTCGACGTCGTCGTCACCTTTGATCCTGAATAATCAACGCGTCGAAATCGATGCAGGCCAGTCGTGTCGGGAGGAATCCTTGCTACAGTGTCATATGTGTAGCCAACAAGGATTCACAGCAACAAAATTGAAG GAACACTTGAAAGTCCACCGTGGGAAAAAGGAGTACCAGTGCACGGAGTGTTCTTCAAGATTCTATACAAATGGAGGATTGAATAGACATTCGAAGACACACACGAATAAACA ACACTGGAAGTGTTCGCTGTGTGACAAGTATTTTGATAATAGAATGCAACTGCGGTCGCACAACAAAGTTCATGAGAACTTCTCGTGGAATGCTACGCCTTCGaagataaacaataataaagatattcCGACCTTGTCGGAGATACGAGTGGCGATAGTTAACGAGTCGTTGAACGATATAGTAGTGGAGGATTCTGATTCGGCTGTGTCGGAAAGAGTTCTACTGGACACGGTTGCGGAGAGGAAGGTGATGGACCGAGTTGGA TGCGTAACGACGGAGAAGAAGGAACAAAAGGAGTATacgaataaatgtaaatactgtCCAAAGACGTTTCGCAAGCCAAGTGATCTAATCAGGCACATACGTACACACACAGGGGAACGGCCGTACAAATGCGACTACTGTAACAAATGTTTCGCCGTGAAGTGTACCTTAGACTCCCACACTAAAGTTCACACGGGCAAAAAGACGTTTCGCTGTCACGTGTGCAGCAGTTTGTTCGCCACGAAAGGCAGCCTGAAAGTCCACATGCGTCTACACACAG GTTCAAAACCGTTCAAATGCCCCATCTGCGACTCAAGATTCCGCACATCGGGTCACAGGAAGGTGCACTTACTGAAGCACGCGCGGGAGCACAAAGGTAACTTGAAGAGGAAACAAAAGCACCTGAAAGTCGCTGCAGTAGCAGAGGTCGCGGCTGACATTGGAAAATCCGACgcaaaagagaaagaaacttatgaagaggaggaagaagcaACAGAACAGGAACAAGATAACCATTACGAGCAGGTCCCTCAAGTAACCGAACCGGAGTACTCCCATTTGCAGGCGATCAGCGTCGAAACAACTGCCTCGTGCTTAGCAGACCAAATCACTTTTGAACCCGAGGGGTCCGTTCCAAACAACAGCTCAATCCTGTCCGTGAACGAAGGTAATCAGCTGGTTGCCAACTTGCACTTCTTCCTGGCGAACGGTTTGGTCACCATTCAGACAGAGGAATCTCTGTTGCCGCAAGCGGCGTCGGCTGCTAACGCGTTGCATCACTCGACTGTCGTCGCCGACCCCATGTGCGCATCTGTGATAAGCATCACGCCGGAGGCCAGCGGCAATCAAGACGTAACTAAGGAGACCGTCCGCATAGAGGACACGTTGAAACTGTCGTCTCCGTATCAGTTGCAATCGAGTAACTGTCTGTTGACCGACGTCGCGACTCCGACGCAAATGGAACCGTTCCCCAGGCTCGCGGTCGAGAAATGTCTACCGGCCTCAGAGAAGACGCCCGTTAAGGGAAGCTCGTCGAAGAAGGAGTGCGACGTCTGTGGGAAGACGTTCACGAAACCGTGTCAGGTGGAGAGACACAAACGGATCCACACCGGCGAGCGACCGTACAAATGCGACTTGTGCGTCAAGTCGTTCGCTCAGAAATCGACCCTGCAGATGCACCAGAAACACCACACGGGGGACCGGCCGTACCCCTGCCCCTACTGCGAGTACTCCTTCACGCAGAAGGGCAACCTCCGGACGCACATGAGTCGCGTCCACCGGCTGGACACCGTCGACTCCAGGAAAATGAAGTACAACCGTCAATCGTCGCACTGCAAGTCCCCTCAAGCCAACCTGGCCGACGCCAAAAGTCTGAACTTAGATGATATACCGTTTATCGAATTTCTTAAATAA
- the LOC116428332 gene encoding uncharacterized protein LOC116428332 isoform X3 has product MLTRHAIIAESNQIAAVPINVVPTEDGRTLLAVTEDKEGLLEIVSSPVTLVDHSGTAASLMDVKSLNGCLILHPSLFQINLEDVESSELEESKQSLQIEPDVHQRTKTRLSLDTIHHFLDDESLPREKSNGIHKEKPTAVAPKISSPGRPKKNASISLKAKESLRCEICQQEFTKQALYKKHMENHAQEKPHRCPKCSASFNVPTNFTLHMATHNTGDPKCPECGKKFARMASLKSHMLLHEKEENLFCTECEDVFSTKAQLDAHQKLHGERWTTEEARKCKLCNKQFRQPALYRLHIREHYRLQTKVVKQTKRGAKHKTVYKCTICLKSFQKPSQLMRHIRVHTGEKPFKCTVCDRAFTQKSSLQIHMWQHNGIRPHACELCNARFSQKGNLNAHIMRVHNVPEGEPIYGCNYCSCVFKKLGSLNGHMKRMHAEVNEDSVTVKNYESTDTMESDIRATVDSVITQLASLESNTDEIRKPENFVGNTLLSNVPTKKDILQQALRNSGLPSKNKTVCEGPSETKKLEARTNFVTLLDRAPDSGTRKYLTIKQRCVGNVRWYSCTFCHKEFKKPSDLIRHLRVHTQEKPFKCTHCYRSFALKSTMTAHERTHTNITKYSCGSCDETFTCHGSLVAHTRLHENSSECFDISAGNDNADIDTATNIGTRNDQLKVNGKSKKVPSKSESLASQVVLQEPLVISDSGNKICVVQIPSKKRVYDATVDPARPHKCWVCQAAFRKISHLKQHHRRHTGERPYRCTKCDRRFTSNSVLKSHLHTHEDSRPYGCSICTAKFSTQSSMKRHLVTHSNKRPFMCPYCHKTFKTYVNCRKHMKIHKHELAERQLEQQKLISQVQATNDLNSKENCGQGTSTELSCCAASIFSPNADDAALSVATDETGAGNIVAASSTFTDNLALSRLDPVEMSFQERMASNYSQTFSNQLQTITEEKEKMRPLLSTNCSSTTINQSVTEITVTNLENSQMLHIDESGSVTLPVYSTDQALTPESIQEIEDTLNQQLFNIGMNLNLGSDHSKQTCSASELQNVKIQHQQPALNVIYTSNNNSSNSNNAEQCGEQVFASQLDSFEMDHITLQPETEIALDNIGLDTNSSTSMASILPQNVKEERQLAVSVASPENLSSSRQASRYMQTVVLISEENLREKGIGASYNELEVHEPEKNSDRRQCVANDPTLLTEEFRRRTKVSKPQISLSSSSSSSSTSSSPLILNNQRVEIDAGQSCREESLLQCHMCSQQGFTATKLKEHLKVHRGKKEYQCTECSSRFYTNGGLNRHSKTHTNKQHWKCSLCDKYFDNRMQLRSHNKVHENFSWNATPSKINNNKDIPTLSEIRVAIVNESLNDIVVEDSDSAVSERVLLDTVAERKVMDRVGCVTTEKKEQKEYTNKCKYCPKTFRKPSDLIRHIRTHTGERPYKCDYCNKCFAVKCTLDSHTKVHTGKKTFRCHVCSSLFATKGSLKVHMRLHTGSKPFKCPICDSRFRTSGHRKVHLLKHAREHKGNLKRKQKHLKVAAVAEVAADIGKSDAKEKETYEEEEEATEQEQDNHYEQVPQVTEPEYSHLQAISVETTASCLADQITFEPEGSVPNNSSILSVNEGNQLVANLHFFLANGLVTIQTEESLLPQAASAANALHHSTVVADPMCASVISITPEASGNQDVTKETVRIEDTLKLSSPYQLQSSNCLLTDVATPTQMEPFPRLAVEKCLPASEKTPVKGSSSKKECDVCGKTFTKPCQVERHKRIHTGERPYKCDLCVKSFAQKSTLQMHQKHHTGDRPYPCPYCEYSFTQKGNLRTHMSRVHRLDTVDSRKMKYNRQSSHCKSPQANLADAKSLNLDDIPFIEFLK; this is encoded by the exons ATGTTGACACGACACGCTATAATCGCAGAATCTAATCAAATCGCAGCCGTGCCAATAAATGTTGTCCCCACCGAGGACGGCCGAACGCTGTTAGCGGTGACAG AAGACAAGGAGGGTTTGTTGGAAATTGTCTCAAGCCCGGTTACGCTTGTCGACCACAGTGGGACAGCCGCATCATTGATGGATGTGAAGAGTCTGAATGGTTGCTTGATATTACATCCG TCcctgtttcaaataaatttagaagATGTTGAGAGTTCAGAGCTCGAAGAGTCTAAGCAAAGTCTTCAAATCGAGCCTGATGTTCATCAAAGAACCAAAACCAGATTAAGTCTGGATACGATACATCATTTCCTTGACGATGAGTCTTTGCCAAGAGAAAAAAGCAATGGAATCCATAAGGAAAAGCCGACAGCTGTGGCTCCTAAAATAAGCAGCCCTGGAAGGCCCAAGAAGAATGCGTCAATATCattaaaa GCTAAAGAAAGTTTAAGATGTGAAATATGTCAGCAAGAATTTACGAAGCAAGCACTGTATAAGAAACACATGGAAAATCATGCACAAGAGAAACCGCATCGATGTCCAAAATGTTCAGCATCTTTCAATGTACCG ACTAACTTTACGCTTCATATGGCAACTCATAATACTGGTGACCCAAAGTGTCCTGAATGTGGTAAAAAGTTTGCAAGGATGGCCAGCTTGAAGTCTCATATGCTGTTACAcgagaaagaggaaaacttaTTCTGTACAGAATGTGAAGACGTTTTCTCAACTAAA GCTCAGTTAGATGCACATCAGAAGCTTCATGGAGAAAGGTGGACAACTGAAGAGGCAAGGAAATGTAAACTCTGTAATAAACAGTTTCGGCAGCCTGCACTGTATCGACTTCACATTCGCGAGCATTATCGG TTGCAGACAAAGGTAGTAAAGCAGACAAAACGGGGAGCAAAGCATAAAACGGTGTATAAATGTACAATATGTTTAAAGTCCTTCCAAAAACCGAGCCAATTAATGCGCCACATTCGAGTGCACACCGGTGAAAAGCCTTTTAAG TGCACAGTGTGCGACCGTGCCTTCACACAAAAGAGTTCTTTACAAATTCATATGTGGCAACACAATGGTATTCGACCACACGCTTGTGAGCTTTGTAACGCCAGATTTAGTCAAAAAG GTAATTTAAATGCTCATATAATGAGAGTTCACAATGTGCCAGAAGGAGAGCCTATATACGGATGCAATTATTGCTCATGTGTCTTTAAGAAGCTTGGTAGCTTGAACGGCCATATGAAACGCATGCACGCGGAAGTGAACGAG GACAGTGTCACGGTAAAAAATTACGAATCGACGGACACCATGGAATCAGATATTCGTGCCACCGTAGACAGTGTCATAACGCAGCTGGCCTCTCTAGAATCGAACACAGACGAGATTCGAAAACCGGAAAACTTTGTAGGGAATACGTTGTTGTCAAATGTCCCAACGAAGAAAGACATTCTGCAGCAAGCTCTGAGAAACAGTGGGCTTCCTAGTAAAAACAAAACTGTTTGCGAAG GTCCGTCGGAAACGAAAAAGTTGGAAGCGCGCACAAATTTCGTTACCTTGTTGGACCGAGCACCAGACAGCGGCACCAG aaagtacttaacaataaaacaacgGTGCGTAGGAAACGTAAGATGGTATTCCTGTACATTCTGCCATAAAGAGTTCAAGAAACCGTCAGATCTGATTCGCCATTTGCGAGTGCACACGCAAGAGAAACCATTCAAG TGTACGCACTGTTATCGTTCCTTCGCTTTGAAGTCCACCATGACAGCACACGAACGTACCCATACCAACATTACAAAGTACTCCTGTGGTTCTTGCGATGAGACATTCACCTGTCATGGAAGCTTGGTCGCTCATACAAG GTTACACGAGAACTCCAGCGAATGTTTTGACATATCAGCTGGCAACGATAACGCTGACATTGACACAGCAACCAACATAGGCACTCGCAACGACCAACTGAAAGTCAACGGGAAAAGTAAGAAGGTGCCCTCGAAATCAGAGAGCTTAGCGTCGCAAGTGGTGTTGCAGGAGCCGTTGGTGATCAGTGATTCTGGAAACAAAATATGCGTCGTCCAGATACCTTCCAAGAAGCGAGTGTACGACGCGACCGTTGACCCAGCTAGACCACACAAATGTTGGGTGTGTCAAGCGGCGTTTAGGAAAATCAGTCACTTGAAGCAACACCATCGTCGACACACTGGGGAACGTCCGTACAGGTGTACCAAGTGCGACAG GAGATTCACGTCGAACAGTGTTCTGAAGTCGCATTTGCACACGCACGAGGATTCCAGGCCGTACGGGTGTTCCATTTGCACCGCGAAATTTTCTACTCAGAGCAGCATGAAGAGACACTTGGTTACTCACAGTAACAAAAGGCCATTCATGTGTCCATACTGTCACAAGACGTTCAAGACTTACGTGAACTGCCGTAAACACATGAAAATACATAAGCATGAATTGGCAGAACGG CAACTGGAACAACAGAAATTAATATCGCAAGTACAAGCAACGAACGACTTGAACTCGAAAGAAAACTGTGGACAAGGAACAAGCACCGAACTGTCCTGTTGCGCTGCATCCATTTTTTCTCCTAACGCTGATGACGCCGCTCTCAGCGTGGCTACCGATGAAACTGGCGCTGGTAATATCGTCGCAGCATCTTCCACGTTCACCGACAATCTTGCACTCTCCCGCCTTGATCCGGTGGAAATGTCTTTTCAAGAACGAATGGCGTCTAACTACTCGCAGACTTTCTCGAACCAGCTTCAAACCATAaccgaggagaaagagaaaatgagACCACTGTTGTCGACGAATTGCTCTTCGACGACTATCAACC AAAGTGTGACAGAAATAACGGTAACGAATCTAGAAAATTCACAAATGCTGCATATTGATGAAAGTGGCTCTGTCACGTTGCCAGTGTACTCAACCGATCAAGCTCTCACACCG GAGAGCATACAAGAAATAGAAGACACACTGAACCAGCAGCTCTTCAACATTGGAATGAACCTCAATTTGGGAAGCGACCATTCGAAGCAGACGTGCAGCGCCAGTGAGTTGCAGAATGTGAAGATACAGCATCAGCAACCTGCGTTGAACGTTATATATACGAGTAACAATAACtccagcaacagcaacaacgcAGAGCAGTGCGGTGAACAAGTGTTCGCGTCGCAGCTGGATTCATTCGAGATGGATCACATCACTTTGCAA CCGGAAACTGAAATAGCACTGGACAATATTGGCCTGGACACAAACAGTTCAACGAGCATGGCAAGCATACTGCCACAAAATGTGAAAGAGGAGCGTCAGCTCGCCGTTTCTGTCGCGTCGCCAGAGAACTTGAGCAGCAGTCGCCAAGCAAGTAGGTACATGCAGACTGTAGTGTTAATTTCCGAGGAGAATCTTAGAGAAAAAGGAATCGGAGCGAGCTACAACGAACTGGAGGTGCACGAGCCAGAGAAGAACAGCGACCGGAGACAGTGCGTCGCTAATGATCCAACCTTGTTAAC AGAAGAGTTTCGACGAAGAACGAAGGTGTCGAAGCCACAGAtatcgttgtcgtcgtcgtcctcctcgtccTCGACGTCGTCGTCACCTTTGATCCTGAATAATCAACGCGTCGAAATCGATGCAGGCCAGTCGTGTCGGGAGGAATCCTTGCTACAGTGTCATATGTGTAGCCAACAAGGATTCACAGCAACAAAATTGAAG GAACACTTGAAAGTCCACCGTGGGAAAAAGGAGTACCAGTGCACGGAGTGTTCTTCAAGATTCTATACAAATGGAGGATTGAATAGACATTCGAAGACACACACGAATAAACA ACACTGGAAGTGTTCGCTGTGTGACAAGTATTTTGATAATAGAATGCAACTGCGGTCGCACAACAAAGTTCATGAGAACTTCTCGTGGAATGCTACGCCTTCGaagataaacaataataaagatattcCGACCTTGTCGGAGATACGAGTGGCGATAGTTAACGAGTCGTTGAACGATATAGTAGTGGAGGATTCTGATTCGGCTGTGTCGGAAAGAGTTCTACTGGACACGGTTGCGGAGAGGAAGGTGATGGACCGAGTTGGA TGCGTAACGACGGAGAAGAAGGAACAAAAGGAGTATacgaataaatgtaaatactgtCCAAAGACGTTTCGCAAGCCAAGTGATCTAATCAGGCACATACGTACACACACAGGGGAACGGCCGTACAAATGCGACTACTGTAACAAATGTTTCGCCGTGAAGTGTACCTTAGACTCCCACACTAAAGTTCACACGGGCAAAAAGACGTTTCGCTGTCACGTGTGCAGCAGTTTGTTCGCCACGAAAGGCAGCCTGAAAGTCCACATGCGTCTACACACAG GTTCAAAACCGTTCAAATGCCCCATCTGCGACTCAAGATTCCGCACATCGGGTCACAGGAAGGTGCACTTACTGAAGCACGCGCGGGAGCACAAAGGTAACTTGAAGAGGAAACAAAAGCACCTGAAAGTCGCTGCAGTAGCAGAGGTCGCGGCTGACATTGGAAAATCCGACgcaaaagagaaagaaacttatgaagaggaggaagaagcaACAGAACAGGAACAAGATAACCATTACGAGCAGGTCCCTCAAGTAACCGAACCGGAGTACTCCCATTTGCAGGCGATCAGCGTCGAAACAACTGCCTCGTGCTTAGCAGACCAAATCACTTTTGAACCCGAGGGGTCCGTTCCAAACAACAGCTCAATCCTGTCCGTGAACGAAGGTAATCAGCTGGTTGCCAACTTGCACTTCTTCCTGGCGAACGGTTTGGTCACCATTCAGACAGAGGAATCTCTGTTGCCGCAAGCGGCGTCGGCTGCTAACGCGTTGCATCACTCGACTGTCGTCGCCGACCCCATGTGCGCATCTGTGATAAGCATCACGCCGGAGGCCAGCGGCAATCAAGACGTAACTAAGGAGACCGTCCGCATAGAGGACACGTTGAAACTGTCGTCTCCGTATCAGTTGCAATCGAGTAACTGTCTGTTGACCGACGTCGCGACTCCGACGCAAATGGAACCGTTCCCCAGGCTCGCGGTCGAGAAATGTCTACCGGCCTCAGAGAAGACGCCCGTTAAGGGAAGCTCGTCGAAGAAGGAGTGCGACGTCTGTGGGAAGACGTTCACGAAACCGTGTCAGGTGGAGAGACACAAACGGATCCACACCGGCGAGCGACCGTACAAATGCGACTTGTGCGTCAAGTCGTTCGCTCAGAAATCGACCCTGCAGATGCACCAGAAACACCACACGGGGGACCGGCCGTACCCCTGCCCCTACTGCGAGTACTCCTTCACGCAGAAGGGCAACCTCCGGACGCACATGAGTCGCGTCCACCGGCTGGACACCGTCGACTCCAGGAAAATGAAGTACAACCGTCAATCGTCGCACTGCAAGTCCCCTCAAGCCAACCTGGCCGACGCCAAAAGTCTGAACTTAGATGATATACCGTTTATCGAATTTCTTAAATAA